From a single Kitasatospora azatica KCTC 9699 genomic region:
- a CDS encoding ABC transporter ATP-binding protein: MTGIRLSAAGKRYGRAAPWVLREVDLTLEPGALVRIEGANGSGKSTLLKLLAGIEPPSRGRVEAPGRRAYVPERFPPALPFDAVGYLRRLGRVHGLGKAAAAERADFWLDRFGIADRAGTPLSRLSKGTCQKVAVAQALLAEADLLLLDEAWTGLDQEARALLDEEAVERAGKGGTVLFVDHDPHRLAGLTTASYRVVGASLTELPPAELGGPDRDPMVIQLRATRLPEQLPGAPSRTPQPDGTVLLQVSARHSDALLRRLLAGGAHILRVQPESGAPR, translated from the coding sequence ATGACGGGCATACGGCTATCCGCAGCGGGCAAGCGGTACGGGCGCGCGGCGCCGTGGGTGCTGCGCGAGGTGGACCTGACGCTCGAGCCCGGCGCGCTGGTGCGGATCGAGGGGGCGAACGGCAGCGGCAAGTCCACGCTGCTCAAGCTGCTCGCCGGGATCGAACCGCCGAGCCGCGGCCGGGTCGAGGCCCCCGGCCGCCGGGCCTACGTGCCCGAACGCTTCCCGCCCGCGCTGCCCTTCGACGCGGTCGGCTACCTGCGCCGGCTCGGCCGGGTACACGGGCTCGGCAAGGCGGCGGCGGCCGAGCGCGCCGACTTCTGGCTGGACCGGTTCGGCATCGCCGACCGCGCCGGGACCCCACTGAGCCGGCTCTCCAAAGGCACCTGCCAGAAGGTCGCGGTGGCCCAGGCGCTGCTCGCCGAGGCCGATCTGCTGCTGCTCGACGAGGCCTGGACCGGGCTCGACCAGGAGGCCCGGGCACTGCTGGACGAGGAGGCGGTGGAACGGGCCGGGAAGGGCGGCACGGTGCTCTTCGTGGACCACGACCCGCATCGGCTGGCCGGGCTGACCACGGCTTCCTACCGGGTCGTGGGTGCGAGTCTGACCGAGCTTCCACCGGCGGAACTCGGCGGGCCGGACAGGGATCCGATGGTCATCCAACTGCGCGCGACCCGACTGCCCGAGCAACTCCCCGGCGCGCCCAGCCGCACCCCGCAGCCGGACGGCACCGTGCTGCTGCAGGTCTCCGCCCGGCACTCGGACGCGCTGCTGCGCCGGCTGCTGGCCGGCGGTGCGCACATCCTGCGGGTCCAGCCCGAGTCGGGGGCGCCCCGATGA